The following proteins are encoded in a genomic region of Candidatus Methylomirabilota bacterium:
- a CDS encoding UDP-N-acetylmuramoyl-L-alanyl-D-glutamate--2,6-diaminopimelate ligase gives MPTATLLEALADKTVLGPIPATVLGVAYDSRTVKPGDLFVAVPGLRQDGRRYVEDALGRGAAAVVLEGPDLLEGRATGRVLVPSSREALARLADAYFGHPSGKLTVIGITGTNGKTTTSYLVDALLTARGQRTGLIGTVQYRVGAEVIPAGQTTPEAVELQSLLRRMVDAGVTAVAMEVSSHALALSRVDGIDFDVAVFTNLTQDHLDFHSTMDAYREAKRRLFALLAAGLKSGRTAVVNADDPSGVSMVAGLPLPTITYGIRGRADVRPARWTSGAEGIRMSVRTPAGHLDIASPLVGEHNVMNLLSAAGVGVALGIAPAVIGYALGSVGSVPGRFERVEAGQPFLVIVDYAHTPDALERTLETAQKLRGPGGRLAVVFGCGGDRDRGKRPLMGAIASRLADRVWITSDNPRSERPEAIIADIVAGIPAKSSAKGSGGPALDRHETIPDRKAAIQSALAWACAGDVVVIAGKGHETYQVVGSDVLPFDDRTHARAALAGRAT, from the coding sequence GTGCCCACCGCGACCCTGCTCGAGGCCTTGGCTGACAAGACGGTGCTGGGACCGATCCCCGCCACCGTCCTCGGTGTCGCGTACGATTCGCGCACGGTGAAGCCCGGCGATCTCTTCGTCGCCGTCCCTGGCCTCAGGCAGGACGGCCGACGCTATGTCGAGGACGCGCTCGGGCGCGGCGCGGCCGCCGTGGTCCTCGAAGGGCCGGACCTGCTCGAGGGCAGGGCGACCGGTCGCGTGCTGGTGCCGTCTTCTCGCGAGGCCCTCGCACGGCTGGCCGACGCCTACTTCGGCCATCCCTCGGGCAAGCTGACGGTGATCGGCATCACGGGCACCAACGGCAAGACAACCACGTCCTATCTCGTCGATGCGCTCCTGACCGCCCGCGGGCAGCGGACCGGGCTCATCGGGACCGTCCAGTATCGGGTCGGGGCGGAGGTCATTCCGGCGGGCCAGACGACGCCGGAGGCCGTCGAGCTTCAGTCGCTGCTGCGCCGAATGGTCGACGCGGGAGTCACGGCCGTCGCCATGGAGGTCTCCTCCCATGCGCTCGCGCTCTCGCGCGTGGACGGTATCGACTTCGACGTCGCGGTCTTCACCAACCTGACGCAGGACCACCTCGACTTCCACTCGACCATGGACGCGTACCGGGAAGCCAAGCGGCGCCTCTTCGCCCTGCTGGCCGCCGGGCTCAAGTCCGGACGCACCGCCGTGGTGAACGCCGACGACCCCTCGGGGGTCAGCATGGTCGCCGGCCTCCCGCTCCCGACGATCACCTACGGGATACGCGGGCGTGCCGACGTGCGCCCGGCGCGCTGGACCTCCGGCGCCGAGGGCATCCGCATGAGCGTGCGGACGCCGGCCGGCCACCTGGATATCGCCTCGCCGCTCGTGGGCGAGCACAACGTGATGAACCTGCTCTCGGCGGCCGGCGTCGGCGTGGCTCTCGGCATCGCGCCGGCCGTCATAGGCTACGCGTTGGGCTCCGTCGGGTCCGTCCCGGGCCGCTTCGAGCGCGTCGAGGCAGGACAGCCCTTCCTCGTCATCGTGGACTACGCCCACACGCCCGATGCCCTCGAGAGGACGCTCGAGACGGCCCAGAAGCTCCGCGGCCCCGGCGGCCGGCTCGCGGTGGTCTTTGGCTGTGGCGGCGATCGCGACCGCGGCAAGCGCCCGCTCATGGGCGCCATCGCCTCGCGCCTCGCCGACCGCGTCTGGATCACCTCCGACAACCCGCGGAGCGAGCGGCCCGAGGCGATCATCGCCGACATCGTCGCGGGCATCCCTGCCAAGAGCTCCGCCAAAGGCTCCGGCGGTCCGGCGCTCGACCGGCATGAGACAATTCCGGACAGGAAGGCCGCCATCCAGAGCGCGCTTGCCTGGGCCTGTGCCGGCGACGTCGTCGTCATCGCCGGCAAGGGCCACGAGACCTATCAGGTTGTCGGTTCCGACGTGCTCCCCTTCGACGACCGCACCCACGCCCGGGCCGCTCTCGCGGGGAGAGCGACATAG
- the murC gene encoding UDP-N-acetylmuramate--L-alanine ligase, with protein MFKKYQQIHFVGIGGIGMSGIAEVLLTLGYRVTGSDQKRGEAVERLERLGAKIFAGHEPSHVEGAHVVVYSSAVARANVEVQVARQRGVPVIARAEMLAELMRLKYGIAIAGTHGKTTTTSMVAAVLGAAGLDPTVVVGGRVLGLGANARLGQGEFLVAEADESDGSFLKLTPTIAVVTTVDAEHLDYYADLDAVRAAFLTFVNKVPFYGSAVLCLDQPNIQQMIPLIEKRVVTYGLESGADITARRLSFSGMQSRFEILHRGKTLGAATIQVPGRHNVLNALAAVGVGLDLEVPFERIQQALSGFAGVQRRFQIRGEAAGVLVVDDYGHHPAEIRATLAAAKAGFDRRVLTVFQPHRYTRTQHLRQEFFTAFYQSDVLIVMDIYAAGEAPIPGVHATDLADGIAAHGHREVLYMDGDRAGILNYLCESTRPGDLVLTLGAGDVGQLGAELLTRLNDPRDQSNRR; from the coding sequence ATGTTCAAGAAGTACCAGCAGATCCACTTCGTGGGCATCGGGGGCATCGGCATGAGCGGCATCGCCGAGGTGCTGCTGACCCTGGGCTACCGCGTGACGGGCTCCGACCAGAAGCGGGGCGAGGCCGTGGAAAGGCTCGAGCGCCTGGGCGCCAAGATCTTCGCCGGCCACGAGCCCAGCCACGTCGAGGGCGCGCACGTCGTCGTCTACTCCTCCGCCGTCGCGCGCGCCAACGTCGAGGTGCAGGTGGCGCGCCAGCGCGGCGTGCCCGTCATCGCGCGCGCCGAGATGCTGGCCGAGCTGATGCGGCTCAAGTACGGGATCGCCATCGCCGGCACCCACGGCAAGACCACGACCACCTCCATGGTGGCGGCGGTGCTGGGGGCGGCGGGGCTCGATCCGACCGTGGTGGTGGGCGGGCGCGTCCTCGGCCTCGGGGCCAACGCCCGGCTCGGGCAGGGCGAGTTCCTCGTGGCCGAGGCGGACGAGTCGGACGGCTCCTTCCTCAAGCTCACGCCGACCATCGCGGTCGTGACGACGGTCGACGCCGAGCACCTCGACTACTACGCCGACCTCGACGCGGTCCGCGCCGCCTTCCTCACCTTCGTGAACAAGGTGCCGTTCTACGGCTCGGCCGTGCTCTGCCTCGACCAGCCCAACATCCAGCAGATGATCCCGCTGATCGAGAAGCGGGTCGTGACGTACGGGCTCGAGTCCGGCGCCGATATCACGGCGCGCAGGCTGTCCTTCTCCGGTATGCAGTCGCGGTTCGAGATCCTGCACCGGGGCAAGACGCTGGGCGCGGCGACCATCCAAGTGCCGGGCCGGCACAACGTGCTCAACGCGCTCGCCGCCGTCGGCGTGGGCCTCGACCTCGAGGTGCCCTTCGAGCGCATCCAGCAGGCGCTGTCCGGATTCGCGGGCGTCCAGCGCCGCTTCCAGATCCGAGGCGAGGCGGCGGGCGTCCTCGTCGTGGACGACTACGGGCATCACCCCGCCGAGATCCGCGCCACCCTGGCCGCCGCCAAGGCCGGGTTCGACCGGCGCGTGCTCACGGTGTTCCAGCCTCACCGGTACACCCGGACCCAGCACCTGCGGCAGGAGTTCTTCACGGCCTTCTACCAGTCGGACGTGCTGATCGTCATGGACATCTATGCCGCCGGCGAGGCGCCGATCCCGGGCGTGCACGCGACGGACCTCGCGGACGGCATCGCGGCCCACGGTCACCGGGAAGTCCTCTACATGGACGGCGACCGGGCCGGCATCCTCAACTACCTGTGCGAATCCACCCGTCCCGGCGATCTCGTGCTGACCTTGGGCGCCGGGGACGTCGGCCAGCTGGGCGCGGAGCTTCTCACGCGCCTCAACGATCCGCGCGACCAGTCGAACAGGAGGTAG
- the murF gene encoding UDP-N-acetylmuramoyl-tripeptide--D-alanyl-D-alanine ligase: MPAFTIEDIVRGTRGALLGGDLGIAVAGISLDSRSLGVGEVFFAVRGERQDGHAFLRDAVGRGAACLVIHSVPDDLPPGVPVVLVDETTKALGRLGAWHRQRFTIPVAAVTGSNGKTTTKEMMAAVLASLGPVLKPESSFNNQWGLPLTLVKLTAEHRAAALELGTNRPGEIAALAEIARPTIAAVTTVSSAHTEFLGSLDDVQREKSALVRAIPADGAVVLNADDPRVLAMAALSAARVWTFSARDAADIRAAGEISETADGVGFTLETSEGRGAVRLRLAGRHNVTNALAAAGVGAALGLPLERIAQGLEAARPAKGRCVWRRCGALRILDDTYNANPVSVRAALDTLGASAGGVRRVVVLGDMLELGPIAEAEHRAMGRAVAASGAAEFVGLGRAARLAVEAAREAGLAESHHAETFEDTVAHLLKRLALGDAVLVKGSRGMRMERVVDALIARFGGEDG, encoded by the coding sequence ATGCCGGCATTCACCATCGAAGACATCGTCCGCGGCACCCGCGGCGCCCTCCTCGGAGGCGACCTCGGCATCGCCGTGGCCGGCATCTCCCTCGACAGCCGGAGCCTGGGTGTCGGTGAGGTGTTCTTCGCCGTCCGCGGCGAGCGCCAGGACGGCCACGCCTTCCTGCGCGACGCCGTCGGGCGTGGCGCCGCCTGCCTCGTGATCCACTCCGTGCCCGACGATCTGCCGCCGGGCGTGCCCGTCGTGCTGGTGGACGAGACGACGAAGGCCCTCGGGCGGCTGGGCGCATGGCACCGCCAGCGGTTCACGATTCCGGTCGCGGCGGTGACGGGCTCGAACGGCAAGACCACGACCAAGGAGATGATGGCGGCGGTGCTGGCCTCGCTTGGGCCCGTGCTCAAGCCCGAGTCGAGCTTCAACAACCAGTGGGGGCTGCCGCTCACGCTCGTCAAGCTCACTGCCGAGCACCGCGCGGCCGCGCTCGAGCTCGGCACGAACCGGCCGGGCGAGATCGCCGCGCTCGCCGAGATCGCGCGGCCCACCATCGCGGCCGTCACCACGGTGTCGTCCGCGCACACCGAGTTCCTCGGATCCCTCGACGACGTGCAGCGGGAGAAGAGCGCCCTGGTCCGGGCCATTCCCGCCGACGGCGCCGTTGTGCTGAACGCCGACGATCCCCGCGTCCTTGCCATGGCCGCTTTGAGCGCGGCGCGGGTCTGGACCTTCAGCGCGCGGGACGCGGCGGACATCCGCGCGGCGGGGGAGATCAGCGAGACCGCGGACGGCGTCGGCTTCACCCTCGAGACGTCCGAGGGGCGTGGGGCCGTGCGGCTGCGCTTGGCCGGACGGCACAACGTCACGAACGCGCTCGCAGCGGCCGGCGTGGGCGCCGCGCTTGGCCTGCCGCTCGAGCGGATCGCCCAGGGCCTCGAGGCGGCGCGCCCGGCCAAGGGGCGCTGCGTGTGGCGGCGCTGCGGAGCGCTGCGCATCCTCGACGATACCTACAACGCCAACCCGGTGTCGGTCCGCGCTGCGCTCGACACGCTCGGGGCGTCTGCCGGGGGTGTGCGCCGGGTGGTGGTGCTGGGCGACATGCTCGAGCTCGGTCCCATCGCGGAGGCGGAGCACAGGGCGATGGGGCGCGCCGTCGCCGCTTCCGGAGCGGCGGAGTTCGTCGGGCTGGGCCGCGCCGCCAGGCTGGCCGTCGAGGCGGCGCGTGAGGCGGGGCTGGCCGAGAGCCACCACGCCGAGACCTTCGAGGACACCGTGGCGCATCTCCTCAAGCGCCTGGCCTTAGGCGACGCCGTGCTGGTCAAGGGCTCGCGCGGCATGCGCATGGAACGCGTCGTGGATGCGCTCATCGCCCGCTTCGGGGGGGAGGATGGCTGA
- the mraY gene encoding phospho-N-acetylmuramoyl-pentapeptide-transferase, which produces MLYDLLVPLARDSIVFNVFRYITFRAAMATVTAIVISFVLGPWLIGRLRALQDGGETIREDTPERHREKAGTPSMGGFIILAALLISTLLWTNLHNRYVWVLILATSGFALIGFLDDWRKLRTRKGISAKEKFGAQIALAGSLMAWLYLWPPDGFSTALSIPFFKGWLVTLGWLWVPFALLVIVGASNAVNLTDGLDGLAIGPIVMAGGAFAIIAYLSGNFRLAEYLRILNVKGTGELTIFCAALVGAAVGFLWFNSYPAQVFMGDVGSLALGGAIGTLAVLTKSELLLPLIGGIYVVEAVSVIIQVGYFKATGKRFFRMAPLHHHYEMQGWPEPKIIVRFWIVSFMLALLALTTLKLR; this is translated from the coding sequence ATGCTCTACGACCTCCTCGTGCCGCTGGCCAGGGACAGCATCGTCTTCAACGTCTTCCGGTACATCACGTTCCGGGCCGCGATGGCGACGGTGACGGCGATCGTGATCTCCTTCGTGCTGGGCCCCTGGCTGATCGGGCGGCTGCGGGCGCTGCAGGACGGCGGCGAGACGATCCGCGAGGACACGCCGGAGCGTCACCGCGAGAAGGCCGGGACACCCTCGATGGGCGGCTTCATCATCCTGGCGGCGCTGCTCATCTCGACGCTCCTGTGGACCAATCTTCACAACCGCTACGTCTGGGTGCTGATCCTGGCGACATCGGGCTTCGCCCTCATCGGCTTCCTCGACGACTGGAGAAAGCTCCGCACCAGGAAGGGCATCTCGGCCAAGGAGAAGTTCGGCGCGCAGATCGCGCTGGCCGGGTCGCTCATGGCGTGGCTCTATCTGTGGCCGCCCGACGGCTTTTCCACGGCGCTCTCCATCCCCTTCTTCAAGGGGTGGTTGGTGACCCTCGGCTGGCTCTGGGTGCCCTTCGCGCTGTTGGTGATCGTGGGCGCCTCGAACGCGGTCAACCTGACGGACGGCCTCGACGGCCTGGCGATCGGGCCCATCGTGATGGCGGGCGGCGCCTTCGCGATCATCGCGTATCTCTCCGGCAACTTCAGACTGGCGGAATACCTGCGGATCCTGAACGTCAAGGGCACCGGCGAGCTGACCATCTTCTGCGCGGCGCTGGTGGGCGCGGCCGTGGGCTTCCTCTGGTTCAACAGCTACCCGGCCCAGGTCTTCATGGGAGACGTGGGCTCGCTGGCGCTGGGCGGGGCGATCGGGACGCTTGCCGTGCTGACGAAGTCGGAGCTCCTGCTGCCGCTCATCGGCGGGATCTACGTGGTCGAGGCCGTGTCCGTCATCATCCAGGTCGGCTACTTCAAGGCGACGGGCAAGCGCTTCTTCCGCATGGCGCCGCTGCACCACCACTACGAGATGCAGGGGTGGCCGGAGCCCAAGATCATCGTCCGTTTCTGGATCGTGTCCTTCATGCTGGCGCTCCTGGCGCTCACGACCCTCAAGCTGAGATAG
- the ftsW gene encoding putative lipid II flippase FtsW: MPRKLTPDLWLFALVLALVSLGVVMVYSASAIMAADRFHDPLYFLKKQLFWAVLGVCALWAGMLFDYRRLERFVVPLLAVSFVLLVLVLVPPFGQEINGTRRWFRAGPVSFQPVELAKFSLLLYLAAFLTRRQEMLETFSQGLLPLLLVAGGMAGLTMLQPDMGNAMVLVTLTLALAYLGGARVYHMGLIAAAALPMIAAAIAMKPYRLRRMVAFMNPWNDPQGSGFQIIQSFLALASGGWLGRGLGESKQKLFYLPEAHTDFIFAIVGEELGLAGAVVVVALFVLLVWRGLRIGLRAPDAFGSYLALGLTIMLATQTLVNLGVVTGALPTKGLPLPFISSGGSALLMALFSTGVLLNISQHAGTV, from the coding sequence ATGCCTAGGAAGCTCACGCCCGACCTGTGGCTCTTCGCCCTCGTGCTGGCCCTGGTGTCGCTCGGGGTCGTGATGGTCTACTCGGCCAGCGCCATCATGGCCGCCGACCGCTTCCACGACCCGCTGTACTTCCTCAAGAAGCAGCTCTTCTGGGCCGTGCTCGGCGTCTGCGCGCTCTGGGCCGGCATGCTCTTCGACTACCGCCGGCTGGAGCGCTTCGTGGTGCCGCTGCTGGCGGTGTCCTTCGTGCTGCTGGTGCTGGTGCTCGTGCCGCCCTTCGGCCAGGAGATCAACGGCACGCGGCGGTGGTTCCGCGCCGGTCCCGTGTCCTTCCAGCCGGTGGAGCTGGCGAAGTTCTCGCTGCTGCTCTACCTCGCGGCCTTTCTGACGCGCCGCCAGGAGATGCTCGAGACCTTCAGCCAGGGCCTGCTGCCGCTCCTTCTCGTGGCGGGCGGCATGGCGGGGCTGACCATGCTCCAGCCCGACATGGGCAACGCCATGGTGCTCGTGACCCTGACGCTGGCCCTGGCCTATCTGGGCGGCGCGCGCGTCTATCACATGGGCCTGATCGCGGCCGCGGCGCTGCCGATGATCGCAGCAGCTATTGCAATGAAGCCCTACCGCCTGCGGCGCATGGTCGCCTTCATGAACCCGTGGAACGACCCGCAGGGCTCGGGCTTCCAGATCATCCAGTCCTTCCTCGCCCTGGCCTCGGGCGGGTGGCTCGGGCGCGGGCTGGGCGAGTCCAAGCAGAAGCTCTTCTACCTGCCGGAGGCCCACACCGATTTCATCTTCGCCATCGTCGGCGAGGAGCTGGGGTTAGCAGGCGCCGTGGTCGTGGTGGCGCTCTTCGTGCTCCTCGTGTGGCGGGGCCTGCGGATCGGGCTGCGCGCGCCGGACGCCTTCGGCAGCTACCTGGCGCTCGGACTAACCATCATGCTCGCGACCCAGACCCTCGTGAACCTCGGCGTGGTGACGGGGGCCCTGCCGACCAAGGGGCTGCCGCTGCCCTTCATCTCTTCCGGAGGCTCGGCGCTCCTCATGGCGCTCTTCTCGACGGGTGTCTTGCTGAACATCTCGCAGCACGCGGGGACCGTGTAG
- the murD gene encoding UDP-N-acetylmuramoyl-L-alanine--D-glutamate ligase, which yields MTGERVEEDPMAGERGAAYRQWLAERTTAVLGVARSGVAAARLIRRLGGRVLASDSGARESLSAEARDLEHLGCALWTGGHPDAAFAGADLVVVSPGVPLELPALEAARARGVPVIGELELGWRVMEADLIAITGTNGKTTTTVLTGELVGGTVRPLLVGGNIGTPLCAHALDFPADGLVVAEASSFQLDTTELLRPRVAAVLNVTPDHLDRHKTFGRYLEAKSRIFANQTPADCAVLNADDPVAASLAPRTRARVLWFSRLTPLDHGVFVRDGWIVAKLNGRVEEICPLDEILLRGQHNVENVLAAAACALWTGLSPESIRRGIGAFRGVAHRIERVLDERGVTYYNDSKGTNVASTIKALESFTEPVILIAGGKGKGQDFGPLGQAARGRVRQAVLIGADRAQIRAVLEAAGVPCVDAGSMQEAVAAARSLGGVGDVVLLSPACASFDMFNSYEHRGEVFKTVVHELANA from the coding sequence ATGACAGGCGAGCGGGTGGAGGAAGATCCCATGGCGGGGGAGCGGGGCGCGGCGTACCGGCAGTGGCTCGCCGAGCGCACGACCGCCGTGCTGGGCGTCGCGCGGAGCGGCGTCGCCGCCGCGCGCCTGATCCGACGCCTGGGCGGCCGCGTGCTCGCCTCGGACTCGGGAGCCCGCGAATCGCTCTCCGCCGAAGCGCGCGACCTCGAGCATCTGGGGTGCGCTCTCTGGACCGGCGGGCACCCGGACGCGGCCTTCGCGGGCGCCGACCTCGTGGTCGTGAGCCCCGGCGTGCCGCTCGAGCTGCCGGCGCTCGAGGCCGCGCGGGCCCGCGGCGTGCCGGTCATTGGGGAGCTCGAGCTCGGATGGCGCGTCATGGAGGCGGACCTCATCGCCATCACGGGCACCAACGGCAAGACGACCACGACGGTGCTGACGGGCGAGCTCGTCGGCGGCACCGTGCGGCCGCTCCTGGTCGGCGGCAACATCGGCACGCCGCTCTGCGCCCACGCCCTCGACTTCCCGGCGGACGGCCTCGTCGTGGCGGAGGCGTCGTCCTTCCAGCTCGATACGACCGAGCTGCTGCGGCCGCGCGTGGCGGCGGTGCTCAACGTCACGCCCGACCACCTGGACCGCCACAAGACCTTCGGGCGCTACCTCGAGGCCAAGTCGAGGATCTTCGCCAACCAGACGCCCGCCGACTGCGCGGTGCTGAACGCCGACGATCCGGTCGCGGCGTCGCTCGCCCCCCGTACCCGCGCGCGCGTCCTCTGGTTCAGCCGGCTCACGCCGCTCGACCACGGCGTCTTCGTCCGCGACGGGTGGATCGTCGCCAAGCTCAACGGCCGCGTCGAGGAGATCTGCCCGCTCGACGAGATTCTGCTGCGCGGCCAGCACAACGTCGAGAACGTGCTGGCGGCCGCCGCGTGCGCCCTGTGGACCGGGCTCTCTCCCGAGTCCATCCGCCGCGGCATCGGCGCGTTCCGGGGCGTCGCCCACCGCATCGAGCGCGTCCTCGACGAGCGCGGTGTCACGTACTACAACGACTCGAAGGGCACCAACGTCGCCTCGACCATCAAGGCGCTCGAGAGCTTTACGGAGCCCGTCATCCTGATCGCGGGCGGCAAGGGCAAGGGGCAGGACTTCGGCCCGCTCGGGCAAGCCGCCCGCGGCCGCGTGCGCCAGGCCGTGCTGATCGGGGCGGACCGCGCCCAGATCCGCGCCGTCCTTGAGGCCGCGGGTGTCCCGTGCGTGGACGCGGGCTCGATGCAGGAGGCGGTGGCGGCGGCGCGTTCCCTGGGCGGCGTCGGGGACGTCGTCCTGCTCTCGCCGGCCTGCGCCTCCTTCGACATGTTCAACAGCTACGAGCACCGCGGCGAAGTCTTCAAGACCGTCGTCCACGAGCTTGCCAATGCCTAG